A stretch of DNA from Cryptomeria japonica chromosome 4, Sugi_1.0, whole genome shotgun sequence:
TTATCATTAATATGGGTGGATATTATTTGCAGATATGATATCACTGGTATCAAACCAGAACATCTCATGGATGCCATGCCACTCAAGCAAGTGCAAGAAAAGATTCAGCAAATTTTATATAATGGAGAAGCGATTTGGCGAATTCGTTTGAAAGGGGGAAAAGCCAAGGTTCTTGTAGGACATGGCTTAGATCACGACTTGCAATGCTTGGGAATGGAGTACCCTACCCATCTTATTAGGTATACATATTAAGTATTGAATTTTGATTACCTTAAGATTTGATGAAGTTCAAAGTAAAAATATAAGGTAATAATGTATACATGTTCGTTTCTCAGGGACACTGCTAAGTACATTCCACTACTAAAGAGTAATAAAACCAGCAATTCACTCAACTATCTCACTCAATCATTTTTAGGGTAATTTATTCTGCACCTTATTCATTCACATTGGTTGTTACATGAATAAGAAATATACCAAGATGACTTGATTTTTGAAGTGCGATATTACGCATATCAAAGGCATTGTGTTAGAAAGCAAAGTTTGTCAATTTCACTGTGTGATGTAAATCAATTCTTAACTTTTCAATCTTTATAAAATTGATCACGAGTATCTTTGGATTTATGACATTTAGAGAATATCTAAGAAAATATGTGTGTTTGTATGTTTTGGCAGGTATAAGATTCAGAATGGGACTCACGACCCATATGAAGATTGTGTGGCATCAATGCGTATTTACAAGAAAATGAGAAATCAGGACCATTCCAAGTCTGCTTATCTCAGTGCAACTGAATTTGTTAGTGAGAATGTGGTGTATTCAAGAATGCAACAAAGAGACCTGGAGAAAATGAGCCCTGAAGCTTTGCTCAATATTTCACAATCTGATTTTTACTGTTGGTGCATGGATTCTAGGTCACAGCCAACTTAATGTGAGAAGCCACTTGAATCCCTTAACTCCGCTTTCATAGGAGGGaatttgaaaatctaaaaatgtatCTTAATCAAGGGAAAGTTGTGTTGGAAGTGGATtgactctgagagggggggtgaatcagagtcaataatcaatttaactctctttaattttttttactttggAAAACTCTTTTAACACACATATGACACCCTAACTTGTATCGAAGCATGCATTTCTGATTAAACAATATATATAATTGAGTAATCTTGATATGCTTCTTATTGAACTTGTCAAAGCATCAAATTATGACTggtagaattaattaaaaaacaaagtgaccagcataaagaattaaaattttgtagAACAACAATGAAGCATAAATAAATGTATCAGAGCATTCATCTAATGGAACACAAAAAGTGGATTAGCACACAACAcagattttcatgagtggaaaaccctcttggggtagaaaaaccattcgataaaagaatattttattatctcAAGAAGCACCCACTCCTTACACTGTATTTAGAAGTCTCAAACTTCAAGGAGCACGGACCCCTAtgtcacaaatgatatcaagaaaaTATCTCCAACTATGAGCACTGATAAATTCAGAAGTGCATCATATTATGCAACTCTCAACTTGTCAATCACTGAACAAGATTAATACAAAAGATGGTCTATCACCgccatatctatttttttttttctccaaCTATGAGCACTGATAAATTCAGAAGTGCATCATATTATGCAACTCTCAACTTGTCAATCACTGAACAAGATTAATACAAAAGATGGTCTATCACCgccatatctattttttttttttgttacaccCTGTTATATTCAAGAGATCTATCcttcatcaagcaaaaccaacTTATCAGGTTCCCAAACTATAATACGGGTTTTATAGAACTGAATCGCAACCGGAATAAAACTGGTTTGATAGAACTGAATCACAACCGGAATAAAACTGTTTTGTGTGTTCATCCTTGAgtagggttaccaaaccctaacttaggttggagttaataaaaatttatcaccaaaataaATGTACTCCATAGGATCTCTTTAGAAATACTTCTTTCCTTTtcccaatttttgtttcaaaaaaaaattacttgtGATTATTTCTTTGGAAGAATATAGTAGCAAGAAAGATATTTTTAATCTTTGCATTTTTGATAACTGGAAAAATACTCCGGaccatctttttcatttttatttttttttaaaaaatagaagagtaaacacttttatctttctatttttttctttcactTCCATTTTACTTTTTACCCTTCATGGTTTGACAAGAGAAAacacttttatctttctttctttttttctttcacttctttttttttacttttgaccCTTCACGGTTTcacaaaacatactccaaaaataACAATTTGACAATTTGATGCTAAAACAATTGCGAGAAATCCCCACAAAATTAGCCATAAAATATTACCATCTGAAGCATTCATACCTGTAGATTATTAAATCAAAAAGTACCACAATGCGAATTTGAAGAACCACTGGTCACTGAACCTACCTTCTTCTCTTCCACAAAAAGTTTCACTATCAATGAATACCAAAAATTAATCTGCTTACACCTGTCCACTATTCATAGAGATAAAGCTATATAGTCACCAAaacctttttgtcatcaaggacaatgcAGCATAACAAAggtaacaaactccccctttgtccttgatggcaaaaacctGAGCCatcataaaactgaaccatcattaACTGCTAGAAACAACATCATGATACCATAAATACCACCTGAGTAAACTGCAAATTAatttgtgaaaccttagaacaaccTGTAATTCCAACTATCTGTGAAACTCAGAATAACCTGTAACTCCAACTGTGTAATTCCAACTATCTGTGAAACTCAGAATAACCTGTAACTCCAACTGTGAAACTTTAGAATAACCTATAAACTCAGAATAACCTGTAACTCCAACTGTGAAACTTTAGAATAACCTGTAAGAACAactgtcttctccccctttttgtctcaaggacaaagggaaaaactTGGGGAGAGTGATACTCCCCCTCATAGAATGCAAGATATTAAGCAAGAATAGATTGAGAGATAACTCCCAACCTGTCTCTGAAATGTTCAAATACTTCTTTAGATAGAGCCTTGGTGAAAATGTCAGCCACTTGTGCCTGGGAAGGCACATATAAAAGTTGAAATTCATTAGCTAACACCTGTTCACGTAGAAAATGTAACTTTATTGCAACATGTTTAGTGcgtgagtgcataataggatttttagaaagatttatggcactagtgttatcacaaaaaatagaGATTGGCTTGTTTACTATAATACCCATATCAGCAAGTTGATAAGACATCCAGATTAATTGGGTACAACAAGCTGTTGCGGCAATATACTTAGATTCTGCAGTTGATAAAGTGACACATTCTTGCTTTTTGCTATGCCAGGCAACAAGACGATCTCCTAGGAAGAAAGCTGCAccactggtgctttttctatcatctacacagccagcccagtcagcatccgtaaaaccaacaagagtaaaatcattatttcgtggataccataaaccatagtctaaagTACCTTGAATGTACTTTAAAATTCTTTTCACAGCTatcaaatgagattgtttagggGCAGATTGAAATCGTGAAACCAAACAGACTGCATGCATTAAATCAGGCCTAGATGCAGTTAAATAAAGTAAGCTgcctatcattgatctgtactcaGATTGATTGACTTCAGGTGAGTCATCTGCCTTGGTTAATTTATAGCTAGTCTCCATTGGAGTACTAACACGTTTGCAATCTATCATATTAAACTTCTTTagcatttcttttgcatatttggtttgtgataaaaaaatgccttgttcaagctgcattacttgaagaccaagaaagaaggttaattcacccaacatggacatttcaaattcagattccatgagttttgaaatttttttggataaAGAATCATTATTgcagccaaaaatgatatcatccacatagaCCTCAACAAGTAAAATATCATTACCTTCAACTTTGacatataagttactatcaactcCACCTCTCGTAAATCCATTTGCTGTAAGGTGAGCATCTAACctggagtaccaagctcttggagcttgtttaagaccatatagagcCTTTTTCAACCTGTATACATAATTAGGTTTATCTGCAGAGACAAACCCTTCTGgctgttccatatatacctcttcatcaagataaccatttaggaatgttgttttaacatccatttgataaattttaaaatttttataacAGGAGTATGCCAGAAATATTCGTATTGACTCtagcctagcaacaggtgcaaatgtttcaccaaaatctacaccttcttgttgtgcatagcctttacacacaaagcgtgctttattcctaacaactttaccagattcatcaagtttatttctgaaaatccatttaccccctataacatttttatcatccggtctaggcactagttcccaagttttattcttttctatttgattgatttcatcttgcattgcattCAGCCAACAATCATTAATAAGAGCTTCAGAAACAGACTTAGGTTCAAAATTAGTTACCAGACAGTAATGCTCAGCCATTTGAGCTTGTTCACCAATTCTTGCTCTTCTCCTAGTCAAGATTCCTGCATCTATTTCACCAATAAtttgactttgaggatgtcttttAGTAATGATTCTAGAGGGTGTATGTAAAAGATTTTCTGCTTTAGGACTTGATGGAGGACTCTTCTCATTTGTAATTTCTGCTTCAGCAGATTTAGAAACTTGTTCCAGCCTTATTGGTATATCCTCTTCAACATCCTGCATACCATCACTTAAAAAGAATTGCTCATCAAATCTTACATTAACAGTTTCAACAAATTTGTTCAATCTATTATTGAAACACCTATAAGCTTTGCTATgagtagaatatccaagaaatataccctcatcagtcttagcatcaaagcttcctagattctcttcatctctttttatataacacttgcacccaaaaatcttgaaatacttAATTGAAGCAGCTTTACCATACCagagttcataaggagtaaaaGTAGATTTTACCCTAATTTGCACACGATTCAGAATATAAACAGCTGTGTgaacagcttctttccaatatctgTCTGGCAGATTTGCCTCATTAAGCATTGTGCGAGCCATCTCTTTAACTGTTCTGTTTTTCCTCtcaaccaccccattttgttgaggtgttcgagCAGCAGCATACTGTCTTTTAatgccatgtttttcacaataatcaacaaattcttatgatgtaaattcaccacccttgtctgatcttaaacatttaagttTTAAATCAGTTTCACGTTCAACCATTTTCCTAAAAATTTTAAATctgtcaaatgcttcagatttatgtttgagaaaagtgacccataccattcttgtataatcatccacAAAGAGCATGAAGTATTTTTCACCATTGATGGATtgtgtccttgttggaccacataaatctgtatgaaCAAGTTGTAAAGGACTAGTAGAAGAGTGTtctttagatttaaaagaaacttttgTCTGTTTACCTTTCAAACACTCTTTGCACACAATATTTAATGGTTTGCTCAAGATGGGTAAACCTCTAACATTCTGGTTCTTGCTGATTCGaactagattatcaaagtttacatgtccCGAGCGCTTGTACCATAACCAGTTTTCTTCTACTTGACCCATAAGACACATACCTACATTATTTTCATAATCTGTGGAGTCAAGTAAATTGTAAACATTCCCAATAGTCCTCAAACCAGTAGCAACAATTTTaccagatttatttttgatagcacaaccttgagaactaaaagatatattataaccactatcacaaatttgactgacactcaacaaattgtgttttaatccttcaacaaaataaacatcatGAATAGGAGTGTCATCATTTAGCAGTAATGTGCCTTTACCTCTAACAAAGGCTCAtgaattatcaccaaatcttacaaaacctccatcaaagtTTTCAAAATGAAGGAATTTATTTCtgtctcctgtcatatggtgtgaacagccactgtccaacacccacaATGACTTTTTACTTGAAAGAAATGCAGTTTGCACTATCATAGACTGTTCAGAACTAGGGACAAACTTTGGTTTCCACaccttatgaattttttcttttgaCTTGCATTGAGAAGAAGTATGTCCAAAGAAGTTACACTTAATGCACTTCACAGTATTTGGAAAACCAGAGGCTTGATTATGTCCAAACATAGAAGTTCTATGTTGCAAAAATCTGCAAGTGTTAACCTTATGGCCAAACTTGTTGCAGTaaaaacagtaaccatgaaagaacCCAAACCTAAAAGGAGTCATTCTGTTGTAGGCCTgaaattgttttttgtttgcaagtttagtaatttgttttgatgattcaaCACTATCAAAACCTATACCTGTCAAATTCTTGCATTGTTTTTGTTTGCTTAACATTTCATTCAAATGCAAGGTACTTTCATACTGCTCAATCTGCTTATGTAAAGAACTACTTTGCTGTTCCAAAATGTTAACTTTCAATTCACTATCAGCAAGTAAGACTTTCAGATCCTCAACTGTTTGCTTTGaatcttttaattcaatttgtaAAATCTGTTTTTCACTTTCATGAGAAGCTACAAGTTTCTTAAACCTTTTGATTTCTTTGAGAGCACACAgtaactctccttcaagatcaatttcacctTGATCTAAATCATCAGATTGATCTACTGATATGTTATTTAAATCTTTCTTTGAGGAAGTTTCTATTGCAGCCATAAACAaggtttcatcaccttcacaaggtgagtcatctgaatcattttcagaatcttctttaataaaaagactcttctttttctgaaaaggattgaatttctttttagagttccattttttcattttgaatactttttctggtttttcttcttcattattttgatcactcaggggacattgagcagcaaagtgCCCAGCTTTgccgcaattaaaacatttgaagggtaattttcccttatacttcttttTTAACTTTCTAACTAGCAAagcttctatagcatctgaaagttcagacTCACTATCTAGTTCCTCCTTCTTTTCTACTTTAAATGCAGTTTTTTTAGAACTAGAAGGATTACTACCtatcctcatttcataggctgtgagTATGCTTTGTAGGTTGTCAAGAGACATAGTTGAaaagcttttcttttcttctaaagttgacaCCTTAGTTTCAAATTTAGGAAGTAAAGTTCTAATAACCTTTCTGAAAAcatctttttcatcaacattttcaccaagaccccttcttgaattcacaacttcatcaattctaagaaaataatttgcaatagtctcatcttctttcattctcaatGACTCAAATTGATTCTTGAGTGTGAGAATTTTAGATTCTTTGACCTTTGCATCACCTTGACAAATAGTTTCAAGCTTGCTCCATATTTCATGAGCAAATGGAcaatgcataactttaacaaacaCATCCTTGGTAAGACCACACAAGAGAGCATGTTTTGCTCTAGCATTTAACTCATACTGAGATTTAGCATCAGGATCTGAAGGAATAGCATTAGGAacaacatattttgtgataacaatgTTCCACACATTTACATCAACAGAGATCAAGTacgtttccattctgatcttccaaaaCACATAATCTGTGCCATCAAAGAGGGGAGCTCTTGAAAGAGAGGCACCTTCTTGTGAATAAGCCATGACAAGACTTCCAAAagaccaggaacaatccctaggatAGACCTAAATGAtgggaccctatgctctgataccacttgttggaagtggattgactctgagagggggggtgaatcagagtcaataatcaatttaactctctttaattttttttactttggAAAACTCTTTTAACACACATATGACACCCTAACTTGTATCGAAGCATGCATTTCTGATTAAACAATATATATAATTGAGTAATCTTGATATGCTTCTTATTGAACTTGTCAAAGCATCAAATTATGACTAgtagaattaattaaaaaacaaagtgaccagcataaagaattaaaattttgtagAACAACAATGAAGCATAAATAAATGTATCAGAGCATTCATCTAATGGAACACAAAAAGTGGATTAGCACACAACAcagattttcatgagtggaaaaccttcttggggtagaaaaaccactcgataaaagaatattttattatctcAAGAAGCACCCACTCCTTACACTGTATTTAGAAGTCTCAAACTTCAAGGAGCACTGACCCCTAtgtcacaaatgatatcaagaaaaTATCTCCAACTATGAGCACTGATAAATTCAGAAGTGCATCATATTATGCAACTCTCAACTTGTCAATCACTGAACAAGATTAATAAAAAAGATGGTCTATCACCGCcatatctatttattttttttgttataccCTATTATATTCAAGAGATCTATCcttcatcaagcaaaaccaacTTATCAGGTTCCCAAACTATAATACGGGTTTTATAGAACTGAATCGCAACCGGAATAAAACTGGTTTGATAGAACTGAATCACAACCGGAATAAAACTGTTTTGTGTGTTCATCCTTGAgtagggttaccaaaccctaacttaggttggagttaataaaaatttatcaccaaaataaATGTACTCCATAGGATCTCTTTAGAAATACTTCTTTCCTTTtcccaatttttgtttcaaaaaaaaattacttgtGATTATTTCTTTGGAAGAATATAGTAGCAAGAAAGATATTTTTAATCTTTGCATTTTTGATAACTGGAAAAATACTCCGGaccatctttttcatttttatttttttttaaaaaatagaagagtaaacacttttatctttctatttttttctttcactTCCATTTTACTTTTTACCCTTCATGGTTTGACAAGAGAAAacacttttatctttctttctttttttctttcacttctttttttttacttttgaccCTTCACGGTTTcacaaaacatactccaaaaataACAATTTGACAATTTGATGCTAAAACAATTGCGAGAAATCCCCACAAAATTAGCCATAAAATATTACCATCTGAAGCATTCATACCTGTAGATTATTAAATCAAAAAGTACCACAATGCGAATTTGAAGAACCACTGGTCACTGAACCTACCTTCTTCTCTTCCACAAAAAGTTTCACTATCAATGAATACCAAAAATTAATCTGCTTACACCTGTCCACTATTCATAGAGATAAAGCTATATAGTCACCAAaacctttttgtcatcaaggacaatgcAGCATAACAAAGGTAACAAGTTGTTGTACAACTGAATCCCAATAAAGATTATCCATTTTATATCTATTAAATTAGTTTGcgatttctaattttttttcaatttatattAATCTTTTAAAACATTATATCTGTTGGGTTGTAAACTGTCTCTTTTTCTTCATCAGACTGTTCATTTTCTGCTGCCTTGTCTTTAGACTCTTCGTCTTATTTGAAAGttctatttattaatatataaatttatacatTGATACATCTTAAAAACCAAAATAATCGTGGACCAAATACTAATAAAATAAATAGTGAACATATTGATCCTAATGTACCATCCATCGAGCTTCGTGTGTTCGTCCTATCCATTGTCAACTGCATATCTTCACTCCATTTCGCCCAGACGCATAACTATATCATTTTTCATTGGGAGAATTCAGTTAACTATAACTTTGTAATTTATGGACAAATCAATTCAATCTACCTGGTAAATAAGAGAAAACTAATACTATTATAATATCAAATAAAACTTGAATTGAGGATTAAAATGATTATTAGTATGTGAATGCTTTAAGTTATGACAAGATTTCTGCAACGAAAGTCTATTaaattttctatattcaaaaaaaaatctaatgAAAAAGATAAATGATGGAGATTTATTTGCATAATCTTTGATTTACTTGATTTATTTTTCCTATGCAAAACAACTTACAGGAATAAACTACCTAACCAACTAACTAACCTAACTTGATTTATTAAATGTAAACCTTATTTCCTAACACAAATGACCACTATAGTCCCTGAGGTCTCTACACATTCTCAAAACAAGCCAAGTCGCCTAAAATTGGCCTTGTTATTGGTATTATTTACTAATTTCTTAATTTGTCTACTACCAAAATTTTGGCTTCTTCATCCCTCACCATGCATCTAGCCTTAGAGGGTCTTGGGTCTTGGGTTTTCTTGGGATGCTCCATCAAAGATTATTTTGAGCCATCTTTCATCCTTTTAATCCAACTAACCTCAACtttttaatttatcaataaatcaaTTCATTCCACCTCATAAATAGGAAAAATCTAATTCCAAATTGATACCAAGAAAATtttgaattaataattaaaatgatttttaGTATGTAAATTTATAGAATTTcctataaaaaaattttaaaattcctaatAAAAAAGATAAATTATGGAGATTAATTTGCATAATCTTTGATTTATTTGACTTATTTACTttatattcatttaggaatgtgtaTGCAAAAATACCCATTATAGCTAAATAATGATACATTAAAGTTTGACAAAGTTTTTTGGTGTCTTCCTATCAGACTTAATTGCTTATATCTATTGTTCCGGATTTTGGTTTATAACAACACATGTTGGGGGTCCCTTATGCATGCAATAGTCAAAAAGTGGTTATTTCAAAGTGTCACCAGATAcatacttaaagatgccccaataatcgtgcactacaaccacctcaaaatgACCAATAGTTATGTAGAAATGTCCCAATAGTTGCAATAAAGTTGTGCAACTCCTCCAATTAAAGTCCAATAATTCTAACTAGTGGGGTAACGTGGGTGACTATTGGTACATGTAAAATTATTAATGGGCTTTGGTACATGTAAAATTATAGAATGTATTCAAGGATAATAATTGATTCATTATATGTGCATAGATTTGGAAATGAATGAATTAATagtaaattgttatttaatttagATAATGTTGTTAGAGGATAAAGATGAGAATTGAAatggattaattaataattaattgagagGATAATAGTAAGAgttgattaaattaaataatgaGGAGTAAATTGATTAACGAAaagttaattaactaatttatgataaataattaactaataaaatgtgTTGATAtggggatttaattaattaatcaatatattAATCTAAAGAGAATTGACAAGGATTAACTTGTATATAGAACTGTTGATAAAAGGTGGTGTGATTAAGGCATCTATATTTGTCTCTCCTTGAAAGGTTGTTGTCATTAGAAGTAGTAGATTTTCAAGAAGAGTATAATGAGGAAAAGAAGACAAAAATAGATAGAGGAATGATGTTCTAAGTGGCATAATGTTTAGATAGATGCCTCTTGAGAGTACACACAAGgataaaagatgatcaaaatgagaaGACTAATGGTCAAGAAGAAGATATGTGAGATTATGACTATTGTGAATCTTGTACTATTTTACAAATGTTTGAGCAACCAAATTTATTGTAGTGTTTGACATTATGTATCATCAAAGTATAAGGATTGGGGTGAAGATGGGTGAAGTACATAAAGAACAGACACAAAACAGAATGTGAACCATAATATTGAAGACCATGATGATGTTGTGGCAATGTGCTGCAAAGATCAATGacaaaaaacaaaaataagaataaaatttttttttaaatatgcaaGAAAAATAAGAGAACACATATACTATAAATGATAAGAATAGACATAACTCacaatatcaaaaaaattaaaggAAGTCATTTTTGTTTATCTATGATTAGGTGAAAACTTCAAGATTGGTTGTTAATTATTGTGACAATGTACCCTACGCATGGATGCATTCAAGAAAGAAATATTCTTGAAAGACATCCTAAGAAGATTGTGAGATTGTATTGATCATGGTTAAGGATCTATAAAAaaatcaaagacatcatttgattTTTTGTTGTAGCAGCCATTGGTAAATTTTAGACGTTCTTACCCACTTGGAATTTTGTTAGAAttttttggtcaattttttttGGGGATATTTTAATGAGTTTGAATTATTAAAATTTTCtacgatttttttaatttttttttttaaatagatttttgAAATTAGATGAATAGTGTTATTATGAAGAAAAATGCATATAccaatatttttataaaataagcCTCAATATATAGCCCATGGTTTACTTAGGTCATACAACTATGAAAAGGATAAACAAGGATACTAAGGACTTGGATGGAGTAGGGCTTTTCTAAAGTAGAAGGTACTTATAGACAAATATTACACATGATGCCAAAAATTGGTTTTCAAAATGGTGCTTGCCCAAGGAATCAAAAAAATGGTTTTCACTTGTAGATTTTTTTGTAAGGACATCCATAGTTAAACATTTACATAATTCACAAAATACACAAAAATAAGCATAAAACAATGAAACGTGTTCAAATATACAAGAACAAAGACATGACATTTACATTAAATGCAAGAATTTTTAATACAATAAGTCATGACATTTACATTAAATCCAATAAGTACATAAGGAATCATAATTATTGGGTTATCGTTGAAGTATATATCACATTCAACTGATCCACCAAGTTGATGTGGAAGTCCACGATATAGTCTATCTAGCACCCAAACTATACCATTGATTGTGCTtaataataaattgaaaaaaaaaacttgttatatttgaatttttaatcaattaaaaatcatGGTCAATGGTACAGTCTGGGTGTTGCATAGGCAATTCGTAACAGAAGAAGCTTTTCGGTGATAGTTTCTTGAAGCTTCAACAACCTGATGATGTCCATGTGTCCATCCACATGTTGGTGAAATTTTGTATCCCAAAAATGTTAAAAATTCATCTTGCCTACTCACTGATACACATGTGGATGGACACATAAGAATGAATGACCAtcgacaaatttttttttcaatcaaCCAATCATTATAGACAATTTTTCCATTACTTTAGCATTCTTATAGTTTCcaattttttaaacatttaaataaaattaataaaattgatGTCATCAACAATAATTGCAGGGCTGAATTGTCgaagtaaaaaaaaaaagtattcacAAACTCTataattattcaaaaaaaatttatcGAAAAGATATATATTTCTAATGATTTAAAAGTAAATTACAAAATTTGTGAGGATTCTGGAAAGACCTCGAGAATCCAAACTATCATGTCAAAACCAATGATTTAATAGAGTCACTTTAAAATCCATATATATTCTTTGgattataaaacaaaagaaaaatcagaaaagtcTCTTACAAAATATAGCCAGTGGGCTTATACATTGTTCagattataaaacaaaaaatcaaatcttAAAATGTTGGAGTAGTGATATTCAAGAAGAAGAAATGAAGGGGCAAAGCAATCCTTAGACCTGGAATGGATTGGTCTTGGAATGTTTGCCCCTGCCACACCTGGGGCCCCAACTATGGTTCATCATCAGAACTCGAAGGCTAAATGTACTTCATCTTCAATAACCAATCCATGATGCTCTGGTTCATAGTTTGTGCCAAACCCTTCCTCATTGATGTATTCCTCGAACCAATCCTtgcctttgttgaacttcagacctaaAAGTCTCTAGACAAATCTCATATGCTTGAGAATTTCTTTAGTTCTTGCTACAAACACATCCACCAATAGCCTAGAAAGAACA
This window harbors:
- the LOC131063533 gene encoding uncharacterized protein LOC131063533; this translates as MAYSQEGASLSRAPLFDGTDYVFWKIRMETYLISVDVNVWNIVITKYVVPNAIPSDPDAKSQYELNARAKHALLCGLTKDVFVKVMHCPFAHEIWSKLETICQGDETLFMAAIETSSKKDLNNISVDQSDDLDQGEIDLEGELLCALKEIKRFKKLVASHESEKQILQIELKDSKQTVEDLKVLLADSELKVNILEQQSSSLHKQIEQYESTLHLNEMLSKQKQCKNLTGIGFDSVESSKQITKLANKKQFQAYNRMTPFRFGFFHGYCFYCNKFGHKVNTCRFLQHRTSMFGHNQASGFPNTVKCIKCNFFGHTSSQCKSKEKIHKVWKPKFVPSSEQSMIVQTAFLSSKKSLWVLDSGCSHHMTGDRNKFLHFENFDGGFYAAARTPQQNGVVERKNRTVKEMARTMLNEANLPDRYWKEAVHTAVYILNRVQIRDVEEDIPIRLEQVSKSAEAEITNEKSPPSSPKAENLLHTPSRIITKRHPQSQIIGEIDAGILTRRRARIGEQAQMAEHYCLPEGFVSADKPNYVYRLKKALYGLKQAPRAWYSRLDAHLTANGFTRGGVDSNLYVKVEVCLVSRFQSAPKQSHLIAVKRILKYIQDDRKSTSGAAFFLGDRLVAWHSKKQECVTLSTAESKHKWLTFSPRLYLKKYLNISETGYSEFIGYSKVSQLELQVILSFTDSWNYTVGVTGYSEFHR